The Dehalococcoidia bacterium genome has a window encoding:
- a CDS encoding ice-binding family protein — MFKRDDWPKRLAWMGLVACAVLVTGTYLGGSKPGRVLAVATAPSLGTAQSFAVLAGSAVTNTGPTVVIGNLGVSPGTAVSGFPPGMVTGGTIHAADAVALQAQNDVTTAYNVLAGEPCDVDLTGQDLGSRTLTPGVYCFSSSAQLTGALVLNALGNPNAVFVFKIGSTLTTASNSSVAVINASAPQGCNVFWQVGSSATLGTGTTFVGNILALTSIALVTGTNVSGRALARNGAVTMDTNHVSPTTCSQVTPTPTTSPTASPTTSPTASPTTVPPVFILPVTFPSPSPVPTGFVPIATAPPTTAPAAGPAAMATASGAAATSTASGAAATPTASGAPASGAAARGATATATAMVTAGGATATPTASGATVPPTPIVPSRPPKTGLGGSAVQLASGAPVGAAQRPAAPAIAGGTAAAAPAVALSLPNTGTGGLANSKDGTLIGRLLLGGLAVLCAVAGAMHEE; from the coding sequence ATGTTCAAGCGAGATGACTGGCCCAAACGGTTGGCCTGGATGGGGCTCGTCGCTTGTGCCGTGCTCGTGACTGGTACCTACCTTGGAGGCAGCAAGCCCGGCCGCGTGCTGGCTGTAGCGACTGCGCCGTCGCTGGGCACCGCCCAGAGCTTTGCCGTCCTCGCCGGCTCCGCGGTAACCAATACCGGCCCGACGGTCGTCATCGGAAACCTGGGCGTCAGCCCAGGTACCGCGGTCAGCGGCTTTCCTCCGGGCATGGTGACCGGAGGAACGATCCATGCCGCCGACGCGGTCGCGCTTCAAGCTCAAAACGACGTGACGACCGCGTATAACGTTCTCGCGGGCGAGCCGTGCGACGTCGACCTGACCGGTCAGGATCTCGGCAGCCGAACACTCACGCCAGGCGTCTATTGCTTTTCGTCGTCGGCTCAGTTGACGGGAGCACTCGTGCTCAACGCCCTGGGTAACCCCAACGCGGTCTTCGTGTTCAAGATAGGAAGTACCCTCACGACGGCAAGCAACTCGTCTGTTGCCGTGATCAATGCCAGTGCCCCTCAGGGTTGCAACGTATTCTGGCAGGTGGGTAGCTCCGCGACGCTCGGTACGGGCACCACGTTCGTTGGAAATATTCTCGCGCTCACGAGCATTGCGCTGGTCACCGGGACGAATGTGTCCGGCAGAGCATTGGCACGAAATGGCGCGGTAACGATGGATACCAACCACGTCAGCCCTACCACCTGCTCGCAGGTAACTCCGACCCCGACCACCAGTCCGACGGCAAGCCCAACCACCAGTCCGACGGCAAGCCCGACCACCGTTCCGCCAGTGTTCATCCTGCCAGTGACCTTCCCAAGCCCATCCCCTGTTCCAACAGGGTTCGTCCCAATAGCCACTGCGCCGCCCACGACGGCGCCGGCTGCGGGGCCAGCGGCTATGGCGACCGCCAGCGGCGCGGCGGCTACATCGACCGCCAGCGGCGCGGCGGCTACACCGACGGCCAGCGGCGCACCGGCCAGCGGCGCGGCGGCCAGAGGCGCGACCGCGACAGCGACGGCTATGGTGACGGCCGGCGGTGCGACCGCTACACCGACGGCCAGCGGTGCGACCGTACCTCCGACCCCGATCGTCCCGTCGCGGCCTCCGAAAACCGGCCTCGGTGGCAGCGCTGTTCAACTGGCGTCTGGCGCGCCAGTTGGCGCAGCTCAGCGACCGGCCGCTCCAGCGATTGCGGGTGGCACGGCTGCCGCAGCGCCCGCGGTTGCGCTGTCTCTGCCGAATACGGGCACTGGCGGGCTAGCCAATTCGAAGGACGGCACATTGATCGGCCGGCTGCTTCTCGGCGGCCTCGCCGTGCTCTGCGCAGTCGCTGGCGCGATGCACGAGGAGTAG
- a CDS encoding cobalamin-independent methionine synthase II family protein — MAPAFRADHVGSLLRPPELLAARQDFAEQRIGAERLREIEDASVLKALDLQREAGIDVFTEGEYRRAAWSSAFRESVEGLAPDPDPPIRRLLGAWQGPHSDVANATVAAMPSLVASGKLRQVRRLAGAEAAFLKQHAPGPWKITTAGPLSVSGALYKSGVTDKAYATRAEFDNEVIGILRGELQTLIADGASYLQLDSLHYVERVADKTIRARMIAEGEDPDAYLETLIAADNAVLEGLRREGLTVGMHMCRGNNRSAWHAEGSYDAIAEQAFPRLNVDRFLLEYDTDRAGSFAPLRFVPRDRMVVLGLISSKEPALESIDDLRRRIDEAATYVPIERLAISPQCGFASTAAGNLLTWDEMRRKLELVAKTARAVWG, encoded by the coding sequence ATGGCCCCAGCGTTTCGCGCCGACCATGTGGGCAGCCTGCTGCGGCCGCCGGAGCTGCTCGCGGCGCGGCAGGACTTCGCCGAGCAGCGCATCGGCGCCGAGCGGTTGCGCGAGATCGAGGACGCCTCCGTGCTGAAGGCGCTTGACCTGCAGCGCGAGGCCGGCATCGACGTCTTCACCGAGGGCGAGTACCGCCGCGCCGCCTGGAGCTCCGCCTTCCGTGAGTCGGTAGAAGGGCTTGCGCCCGACCCCGACCCGCCGATCCGCCGCCTGCTCGGCGCCTGGCAAGGGCCGCACAGCGACGTGGCCAACGCCACCGTGGCCGCGATGCCCAGCCTCGTCGCCAGCGGCAAGCTGCGGCAGGTCCGCCGCCTGGCCGGCGCCGAGGCCGCCTTTCTCAAGCAGCACGCGCCGGGGCCGTGGAAGATCACCACGGCCGGGCCGCTGTCCGTGTCCGGGGCGCTGTACAAGTCCGGCGTCACCGACAAGGCCTACGCGACACGGGCCGAGTTCGACAACGAGGTAATCGGCATCCTCAGGGGCGAGCTGCAGACGCTGATCGCGGACGGCGCCTCGTACCTCCAGCTCGACTCGCTGCACTACGTCGAGCGCGTGGCGGACAAGACGATCCGCGCCCGCATGATCGCCGAGGGTGAAGACCCCGACGCCTACCTGGAGACGCTGATCGCCGCCGACAACGCCGTGCTCGAGGGGTTGCGCCGCGAGGGGCTGACCGTGGGCATGCACATGTGCCGCGGCAACAACCGCAGCGCCTGGCACGCCGAGGGCAGCTACGACGCGATCGCGGAGCAGGCCTTCCCCCGGCTCAACGTCGACCGCTTCCTGCTGGAGTACGACACCGACCGCGCCGGCAGCTTCGCGCCGCTGCGCTTCGTGCCGCGGGACAGGATGGTGGTGCTGGGGCTGATCAGCTCGAAAGAGCCGGCGCTGGAGTCGATCGACGATCTGCGCCGTCGGATCGACGAGGCGGCGACGTACGTGCCGATCGAGCGGCTGGCAATCTCGCCGCAGTGCGGCTTCGCCTCGACCGCGGCGGGCAACCTGCTGACCTGGGACGAGATGCGCCGCAAGCTGGAGCTGGTGGCGAAGACCGCCCGCGCCGTCTGGGGCTAG
- a CDS encoding helix-turn-helix domain-containing protein: MATSYDSDLVTVAEAARILRVSAVTIQRWLRQGRLSAHHIGPRAVRIRRIDLAQVIAPYDQRTTAAKPASDSLTTTLAPLDDEEIAAQQAALAASAELLAQQAARRGGKPFDESWPLIRVARAARSRQQA; the protein is encoded by the coding sequence ATGGCTACAAGTTACGACTCCGATCTCGTGACCGTTGCCGAAGCGGCCCGAATCCTGCGGGTCAGCGCCGTCACCATACAGCGCTGGCTCCGGCAGGGTCGGCTGTCCGCGCACCACATCGGTCCCCGGGCAGTGCGCATTCGCCGGATAGACCTGGCGCAGGTCATTGCACCCTACGATCAAAGGACGACGGCGGCAAAACCAGCGAGTGATAGTCTTACGACGACGTTGGCACCCCTCGATGACGAGGAGATTGCGGCGCAGCAGGCCGCGCTCGCGGCCTCGGCCGAACTGCTCGCGCAGCAGGCAGCGCGGCGCGGCGGCAAACCCTTCGATGAGTCCTGGCCCCTGATCCGCGTCGCCCGCGCGGCTCGCTCGCGCCAGCAAGCATGA
- a CDS encoding VOC family protein: MITGFSHVYLPVPDVEAAIGLYTETLGFRLQRRWQTADGAAAAYLELGGVLLEVLPSVAGVQGERRFGLVVDDLDATLAELRGKGVEIAGEPFTPRSFWGRQATIRDPFGYVVALRKWRAPDGPRFAGWQTAAGEATPSG; the protein is encoded by the coding sequence ATGATCACCGGCTTCAGCCACGTCTACCTGCCCGTGCCCGATGTCGAGGCGGCGATCGGCTTGTACACCGAAACGCTGGGCTTTCGTTTGCAGCGGCGCTGGCAGACGGCAGACGGCGCGGCGGCCGCCTATCTCGAACTCGGCGGCGTGCTGCTCGAAGTTCTGCCGTCTGTCGCCGGCGTGCAGGGCGAACGGCGCTTCGGGCTGGTGGTGGACGACCTCGATGCCACGCTGGCCGAGCTGCGCGGCAAAGGCGTCGAGATCGCGGGCGAGCCATTCACGCCGCGCAGCTTCTGGGGCCGGCAGGCGACGATCCGCGACCCCTTCGGCTACGTCGTCGCCCTGCGCAAGTGGCGAGCGCCCGACGGCCCGCGCTTCGCCGGCTGGCAGACTGCGGCAGGGGAAGCAACTCCGTCTGGCTGA
- a CDS encoding xanthine dehydrogenase family protein molybdopterin-binding subunit has protein sequence MSARAQVIGAPVARIEGPDKVSGRARYAADISLPGMLWGKILRSPHPHARIRGIDASAARKLPGVRAVVTGLDVPGHYIGKVLRDMPVLCWERVRYVGDRVAAVAAETPEAAEEALALIEVEYEALPAVFDPIEALRPEAPLLHENVAAYAGAPVAILATDLHNGQTRLAWSKGDVAQGFREADLALEHSFRVPSRHQGYLEPFASVLAIDDGGRVQAWCSSKAPFRVRIQLAQALGIPEEAIRVNVVSVGGDFGGKGDARDLPIAYFLAQQARRPVKIVMSFAEELTAGNPTHPTIITIRSGVMRDGRIVARQVRAVHASGAYGALKPNASLSTWHYVGGAYRIPHTSFEFLQVYTNTVPGGYFRAPGAHQYTFALESHTDLIARALGLDPAEFRLRNLLREGEEDAVGRRLRCIKAKEVLEAALAASGWGTPLPGPHRGRGIGLFGRQIGGGAGGAVLTAEANGSYSVLSPTVDVGTGTHTIVQQIVAAEMGVSVDRVSVHAGDTDSAPFDEGPRASRVTYTEGQAALRACAELKQRLAEPGVQLPVTVRVQHDAPQPGDVAYFCAQIAEVEVDPETGQVAVQRVVSAHDVGTIINPITHQGQINGGFVTGLGLAMTEELVSEEGRIINGHLGDYKLPTVRDVPPFETVLVPSSGGAGPYEAKAIGELANNAPAAAIANAVAAASGARLHELPITAERVYRALPGER, from the coding sequence GTGTCAGCTCGCGCTCAGGTCATCGGCGCGCCGGTCGCCCGCATCGAAGGCCCCGACAAGGTCAGCGGGCGGGCGCGGTACGCCGCCGACATCTCGTTGCCCGGCATGCTCTGGGGCAAGATCCTGCGCAGCCCGCATCCCCACGCACGCATCCGCGGCATCGACGCCTCGGCGGCGCGGAAGTTGCCGGGCGTGCGCGCCGTGGTCACGGGGCTGGACGTGCCGGGGCACTACATCGGCAAGGTGCTGCGCGACATGCCCGTGCTCTGCTGGGAGCGCGTGCGCTATGTGGGCGACCGCGTGGCGGCGGTGGCGGCGGAGACGCCCGAAGCCGCGGAGGAGGCGCTGGCGCTGATCGAGGTCGAGTACGAAGCGCTGCCCGCGGTCTTTGACCCGATCGAGGCGCTGCGGCCCGAGGCGCCGCTGCTGCACGAGAACGTCGCGGCCTACGCCGGCGCGCCGGTTGCCATCCTCGCGACCGACCTGCACAACGGCCAGACACGCCTCGCCTGGAGCAAGGGCGACGTCGCGCAGGGGTTCCGCGAGGCCGACCTGGCGCTCGAACACAGCTTCCGCGTTCCCAGCCGTCACCAGGGCTACCTGGAGCCCTTCGCCAGCGTACTCGCGATCGACGATGGCGGCCGCGTGCAGGCCTGGTGTTCGAGCAAGGCGCCCTTCCGCGTGCGCATCCAGCTCGCGCAGGCGCTCGGCATTCCCGAAGAGGCGATCCGCGTCAACGTCGTCTCCGTCGGCGGCGACTTCGGCGGCAAGGGCGACGCCCGCGACCTGCCGATCGCCTACTTCCTGGCGCAACAGGCGAGGCGGCCGGTGAAGATCGTGATGAGCTTCGCCGAGGAGCTGACCGCCGGCAACCCCACGCACCCCACCATCATCACGATCCGCTCCGGCGTCATGCGCGACGGGCGCATCGTCGCCCGGCAGGTGCGGGCGGTGCACGCCAGCGGCGCCTACGGCGCGCTGAAGCCGAACGCGTCGCTCTCCACCTGGCACTACGTCGGCGGCGCCTACCGCATTCCGCATACCTCGTTCGAGTTCCTGCAGGTCTACACGAATACCGTGCCCGGCGGCTACTTCCGCGCACCGGGGGCGCACCAGTACACCTTCGCGCTCGAATCGCACACGGACCTGATCGCGCGGGCGTTAGGGCTGGACCCGGCGGAGTTCCGCCTGCGCAACCTGCTGCGCGAGGGCGAAGAAGACGCCGTCGGCAGGCGGCTGCGCTGCATCAAGGCGAAAGAGGTGCTGGAGGCGGCGCTCGCGGCGAGCGGCTGGGGCACGCCGCTGCCGGGGCCGCACCGTGGCCGCGGCATCGGCCTCTTCGGGCGGCAGATCGGCGGGGGCGCCGGCGGCGCGGTGCTCACCGCCGAGGCGAACGGCAGCTACAGCGTGCTCAGCCCCACCGTCGACGTCGGCACGGGCACGCACACGATCGTGCAGCAGATCGTGGCGGCCGAAATGGGCGTGAGCGTCGATCGCGTGAGCGTGCACGCCGGCGACACCGACAGCGCGCCGTTCGACGAAGGCCCGCGCGCCAGCCGCGTGACCTACACCGAAGGCCAGGCGGCGCTCAGGGCCTGCGCCGAGCTGAAGCAGCGGCTGGCGGAGCCGGGCGTGCAGCTTCCCGTGACCGTGCGCGTGCAGCACGACGCGCCGCAGCCGGGAGACGTGGCCTACTTCTGCGCCCAGATCGCCGAGGTCGAAGTGGACCCCGAGACGGGGCAGGTTGCGGTGCAGCGGGTGGTCTCCGCGCACGACGTGGGCACGATCATCAACCCGATTACGCACCAGGGGCAGATCAACGGCGGCTTCGTTACCGGCCTGGGGCTGGCGATGACCGAAGAGCTGGTCTCGGAGGAAGGCCGCATCATCAACGGCCATCTCGGCGACTACAAGCTGCCGACGGTGCGCGACGTGCCGCCCTTCGAGACGGTGCTGGTGCCTTCAAGCGGCGGCGCCGGACCCTACGAGGCGAAGGCGATCGGCGAGCTGGCGAACAACGCGCCGGCCGCCGCCATTGCCAACGCCGTGGCGGCCGCCAGTGGCGCTCGCCTGCACGAGCTGCCGATCACCGCCGAGCGGGTCTACCGTGCCCTGCCCGGCGAGCGGTAG
- a CDS encoding type II toxin-antitoxin system VapC family toxin, which yields MNHAIAVDASVAVKWVVLEPLSTQARALVADSIAARRPLLAPPHFSGEVTNALHQRWRSADPDKRLIDAEADAALAGFLLFQVEQRAPTGLYAQAAALARRLRLSSVYDALYVALAELESVELWTADTRLIRELGTRAPWVKALAGYPLPGQALRTP from the coding sequence ATGAACCACGCTATTGCCGTCGATGCCAGCGTCGCGGTCAAGTGGGTAGTGCTGGAACCGCTGAGCACGCAGGCGCGGGCACTTGTGGCGGACAGCATCGCCGCCCGGCGTCCACTGCTCGCTCCGCCGCACTTCAGCGGCGAGGTTACCAACGCCCTCCACCAGCGCTGGCGCAGCGCCGATCCCGACAAACGCCTGATCGATGCAGAAGCGGACGCCGCGCTGGCCGGCTTCCTGCTGTTTCAGGTCGAGCAGCGTGCGCCAACGGGCCTCTATGCCCAAGCCGCGGCGCTTGCCCGCAGGTTGCGCCTGTCCAGCGTCTACGATGCCCTGTATGTCGCTCTCGCCGAGCTGGAGAGCGTGGAGTTGTGGACCGCCGACACCCGCCTCATCCGCGAGCTGGGCACGCGCGCGCCCTGGGTCAAGGCACTCGCCGGCTATCCCTTGCCTGGCCAGGCACTCCGCACGCCGTGA
- a CDS encoding VOC family protein, translated as MTTSVQAKHDVGGVLLDRPFKIRRLGHFGFNVADANMEACRRFYSDLLGFRISDEIDFASRLPEEQRGGLQHPTGYFTRHNTDHHTFVLFNRDVMDRMAQLGQRRVVPGVTINQITWQVGSLAEVGNGAKWFKEEGVPIVRTGRDMPGSNWHTYVLDPDGHTNELYYGIEQVGWEGFSKPRSLYHRGFQQPPELPQISEIDEIRNELAQGTDLHAGYHQHDDLPATYDVDGILLPRPFKVVRIGPVSLFVANVAAATAFYRDRLGFKVSAELDWHGYHCVFLRANTEHHALALLPVQLRPTLGMNVHTTCAAFGMQVANYRQLRAAVQFLTENGCRLLDSVPPELYPGIDYAAHVLDPDGHCIQLYYYMQQVTGDGRASTSLERLGAGADPAGWPETVEARPDTFAGEPFLGPWG; from the coding sequence GTGACCACCTCGGTTCAGGCGAAACACGATGTCGGGGGCGTGTTGCTGGACCGCCCCTTCAAGATCCGGCGGCTGGGCCACTTCGGCTTCAACGTCGCCGACGCGAACATGGAGGCGTGCCGGCGCTTCTACTCGGACCTGCTCGGCTTCCGCATTTCCGATGAGATCGACTTCGCCAGCCGCCTGCCGGAGGAGCAGCGCGGCGGCTTGCAGCATCCCACCGGCTACTTCACCCGCCACAACACCGACCACCACACCTTTGTGCTCTTCAACCGCGACGTGATGGACCGGATGGCGCAGCTCGGCCAGCGCCGCGTCGTGCCCGGCGTCACGATCAACCAGATCACCTGGCAGGTAGGCAGCCTGGCCGAAGTCGGCAACGGGGCGAAGTGGTTTAAGGAAGAGGGCGTGCCGATCGTGCGCACCGGCCGCGACATGCCCGGCTCCAACTGGCACACCTACGTGCTGGATCCCGACGGCCACACCAACGAGCTGTACTACGGCATCGAGCAGGTGGGCTGGGAAGGCTTCAGCAAGCCGCGCAGCCTCTACCACCGCGGCTTCCAGCAGCCGCCCGAGCTGCCGCAGATCAGCGAGATCGACGAGATCCGCAACGAGCTGGCGCAAGGCACGGACCTGCACGCCGGCTACCACCAGCACGATGACCTGCCCGCGACCTACGACGTGGACGGCATCCTGCTGCCGCGGCCGTTCAAAGTCGTGCGCATCGGCCCGGTCAGCCTCTTCGTCGCCAATGTCGCCGCGGCCACGGCCTTCTACCGCGACCGGCTCGGCTTCAAGGTCAGCGCGGAGCTGGACTGGCACGGCTACCATTGCGTCTTCCTGCGTGCCAACACGGAGCACCACGCGCTGGCGCTGCTGCCGGTGCAGTTGCGCCCGACGCTGGGCATGAACGTGCACACCACCTGCGCCGCCTTCGGCATGCAGGTGGCGAACTATCGCCAGCTTCGCGCCGCCGTGCAGTTCCTGACGGAGAACGGCTGCCGCCTGCTGGACAGCGTGCCGCCCGAGCTGTATCCGGGCATCGACTACGCCGCGCACGTGCTGGACCCGGACGGGCACTGCATCCAGCTCTACTACTACATGCAGCAGGTGACCGGCGACGGCCGCGCGAGCACATCCCTCGAACGGCTCGGCGCGGGCGCCGACCCGGCGGGCTGGCCGGAAACCGTGGAGGCGCGGCCCGATACCTTCGCCGGCGAGCCCTTCCTCGGCCCGTGGGGGTAA